The following is a genomic window from Oryzias latipes chromosome 12, ASM223467v1.
cacaagatagcacaaggtttaaggaAACTATTACAAACATTAACGACATCTTTGGAGGTTTTGATGTTCCCCCTCTGgcgaagctcctcctcctcctcatcgaACGGGACTAGTGAGCCTTACGTTCTGTTCGCAGAGCAGCTTCAGGTCGTCTCTCTGCGGTGAGCTGCCCACGCCCCACTGGGCCTCCAGAACCTCCAGCTGGGTGATGTGCCCCCCCTGGTGGAAGTCCAGCACCGCCGCAGGATCCATGGAGAGCTCGTTCATACTGATGGAGACGCATCAGCCGTGTGAGCGCCAACGTACGAGGAGGTGCAAAGCTAAAGGATGCAGGAAAAACCCGTCCATCCCTGCTGCTCTGGAGACACTCCAACGGACAGATTGTAATTTCAGATCGCTGCAATCATCCGGGTCATGCCAGAGGTTTGAAAAAAGTATCTATTTTTCAGCTTTCTcctttaaatcagtttttctttaGGCTGACTTTTCTGGATTATCTCCAACCGTCTGGATCTGCATGCACAGAGCTGGAACGCTGTGATTCCAAACCCTCCTGAGCTTCAGATGTTAAAAATGACAGGTAAAAGCCAGACCACCGACCAGAGACAGACCATAATAACACTGGGCAGACTTTTATTAAAAGTTGATGTGGATTTAACGATCGGGTTCATTTGATCAGAACTTGAAaatgcatttagaatcggtcgCCTGGTTTAAATTAGAGAGTCCTGTTGATCgaaaaaatgatgatgatggacaACAGAGAAGCAAAGATTGAGTAACAGACCCGAACGAGGAAGATGTCGTCCCGAAAATGAAAGACGGGTCCGCACTTCTGtggaatgaacaaaaaaaaagcacagaatcGGCCAAGATGAGGACGAGAAAACAGGGATTGGCTCTGAAGGAAGCAGCTTTGAGGTCGTACTTGTAAGTCGGAGAGAGCTCGGATCGGCCTCCCCCACCGCCGCTCTGGGAGAAGGGGATGTCGGAGGGGCTTATCCCAAACTccttcactctgcagaaacacacagagGAAGATGCTTCTTAAAGGGGTCTATGTCAGAAGTCCTCAAAgtgcggcccgggggccaatggTGGCCCGCGGGAAGAATCCTAATTGATGCTTATTAAACCAGCTGTAAATTGCTTGGGAAAATATTGTTTCATGGTTTCTGGTGACATCTGCAGGGGAGAAAAAGGTAATTACACCCAGGTGTTAATGGTACAGTGTATTCATTTCACCACAAGAGGGCAGACAACATTTTCTACGTCACTGCCTCTGCGAAAGAAAGGAGCGTGACGACGGCAGCAGAAACGGAATAAGAGCGGGATTCGGAGAGAGAGCCAGAGCAgattcctttgaggaaaaacgttgTGTTGGTGAGGAGAAAAGGCGatttcaagctaagtggacaaatgttTACTCTGTCTGGACTTTACTGGACAATCACATTGTACTTAACATACATGAAAGGGATCTCATAATAACAAGTATCACTTTCAAACcttcatataaatatatctgaaagcatttattgaatattggacataactgtaaacCATAAGCTCCCCATTGATCTATTAGGAACAATGTCTATCTCTatcaaaaataactaatttacCTGCAAACAGCCAATCACTGACAGGGACTGCTAACATTAGCTTGCAAACTGTTAGGaacaagtttacatttaaaaaataaagtgtttctgaaaCAGAAGAATAGCGGTAGATTTATTAATATCTGACAGATAAACTCAAACTATGCAAATATTGTCTGACCGATACTGACACGATATGTCGCCCATCCCTAGTCCGTCacgacctgtcgcctgcagTATGTCCGTAGAAAATTATGTGCATGAATGTTTTCGCCCTTGGGGGTCATAGATCGGTCTACGACTTGCCCCATAcgggtttgtgtatttttttgcccacagacgGCCGCGTCCTTTCGCAAAATATAAAGTCGGTTCTTGTCCAGCTGCTAATTATGTCTTAAAAAGGTTGAAACTtaaatatttctaattattttgggtgtgaaaacagactttttaaCCTGGGACTCGATGGAGTTGCTCCCATCTaaaaccagcctctagtggtcgtTTGAGAAACAGCGACGTTTGGCTGAGCTTTTACATGGACCGTGTCGGCTTGATGGCTTCTCTTTACCTGTTGGCGTATCTGAGCGTGTTCAGGGTGTTTTCACAGGACGCCATTCCAGGCGAGACGGTTGCAATCTGTTGAGAGGATGTAGTTTGTTCAGCGGAGACTTTTCGCggccgtttcttttttttttgggtgtcgACGCTCTGTTCTTACCATACACGTTCTGGAGTTTTCTCCTATGAACGAGTCCCGCAGCACCTGAGTTAACTTGCTGGCTCTGAACGGAGTGTGGGGTTTGTTTCTGCCCAGGGCTCGGATGCACTCCTGCAGAAAGAGTAAAGTGTTTTTGGGCCAAACTTTCCAAGAGGGGAAATgtttgaaagtctttttttaaacagttttcccttaaatgcaaaaataaacatgttcaaaaatagaaaattctaGTCATTTTTGTGCCTTTGCCTCCAACATGATTGTAGTTCTGCCAAAATTGTTCTGACCTTCATATTTTAAGGccaaaataactaaaataaaaatagcaaagaaaagaaagctcATTTGAAACATAAACATTCTAATATATTTGAATAGGTTTTAAATTTTAACATGACTGTAGAATGTTTGAAGACGTTTGGTAAACCCAACCCCGCCGCCTGAAACGGACCTTCAGCGCCAGCAGGCTCTTGTTGATTTCGGCTCCTTCGAGGCGAGTCTGCCGGTCGGCGCTGGACGTGTCGGCCCCCCTCTCGTTCCCTGCCAGGTCGATGAGGGAAAACTTCCCGTGCATCTTCCCGCGCCGGCGGAGGATGATCTGGAAAACGGCGTGGCTCCGAGACGAGTGGGCGTTGGCCGACGTCTGACCCGAGGTCCTGGAGGGGACGTAAAGCACAGCGGTTGTAGCGCCGCTGCACCGCGCCGCTGCACCGCGCCGCTGCACCGCGCCGCTGCACCGCGCCGCTGCACCGCGCCGCTGCACCGCGCCGCTGCACCGCGCCGCTGCACCGCGCCGCTGCACCGTGCCGCTGCGTGTTTCACCTGCAGCTGTTTCCCATCTCGATGAGTTTGAGGACGTCCTCCGTGCACTTCACCTCCCTCTCCTGCAGCCCCACCACCTGCACCTGCTGCTTCCCGTCCTCCAGGACGCGTAGCTTCGCTttgtggttgagcaggtcgaaCACCTGCAGGCGGAAGGGAAGAGTCTGCAGGGCGAACGGCGTCACAGCGGGACGAGCCGCACCAGCGGCAGGCACCAACCTTTCCGCTGTAGATCTCAAAGAACGTTGCAAAAACCTGGAGGTCCAGTTTTTTATAAACCGGCTTCTTCAGCATGAGGAAGACGTCTCTGGCTGCAGAGAGAGACGCAGAAAGTGGCGTGACTTCAGCCAGGTTGAGCAGAAATGAAGACACGCCTGAACAGAACCTCACCTGACAGCGCGTAGATGCCTTTGGAGCAGTCCTGGTTCTTTCCAGAAAAATCTCCTCCCATCGTCTGAAGGGGACGAGGGACAGCATGAAGCACAAACGCCAACCTCTGCTGGGGCTGACTGCACAACACTCACGTGAGTTTTTCCACTTCCTGTCTGCCCGTACGCGAAGCAGGTCGCCATCCCCCTCTCGAAAATGGTCTCCACCAGCGGCTGAGCCGTGAACCTGCAGCAGAGCGTCTGTCAGCGCCTCTGTGGGGCGGCGGCTGAAGGAGGCAGAGGGAGGAGATACCTGTAAACCATTTCGTTGGTGGAGTTCTCGTCGAAGGCGTAGTCGAAACGGAAGGTCTGGTTCTCCAGGTAGCGGGTCAGGTCGACCTTCTGCTTGGGCTCGTGGACCATGACCACGTCTTTGCTGGGAATGGTGATCACGTCCAGATCCTTCACTGAGATTTCTGAAGAGAGAAGCTTCTGTTCATCTTCATCTTAGCTTCCTCCCTTCAGCCACACTTTAAAATAGGGGGTATGAAGAAATCGTGTCACCGATATATTGCGACATTTCATTTGGCGATATTTGTATCGATATAAAATGCCGTCAGGAAAATATTTAtctaattatttctgagcgtcctgcAGCGTCTgattcttgttttccacttcaacctccgaccactagttggcagcagagaacacggaGCCTCTCTGAGCAGCTCTACACGCACAAAACAACTAGAAGATCTCAGTGAAGCAGCTTTTTTCATTGTCTtaagacatgaactacttagtttttacctGGGATGGATACCGAACCGAAACTTGGTGCCACGTTGACCTTTAATCTAAGTTTTCACAAAAAttttaaagtaagaaaaaaaattgaaattttctatatttctttcAGGTATTTGTGTAAATGCCTAAGTtaaaaaatttttgttttaaaatgtgatttttttttttttttgtaatctcgTTTGCTattcactttaagctgatcctgatttaaaccattgactgtatatgaaaactggactgagtgactcctccccctggcattccacacaggaagccaaaatcccgtagACCTCAAATAGCTGCTGCTCGGTCATTCTATTGGTCGGAATAACGATTTATGTTCTTAATAATCCAaatcttttcacatttttcctgaCCAACCGACCAATCAGACACCTCAACAAAAGTGGGTGGGGCCTAGTGGCCTCGGTTTCTATAGAAACATTGATTCAGACTAATTCCGACTAATCACTGCCTGCTTGTGAAGTTTTGTTCAGATATTGCGGTGTTCGTATCTCAGAGACTGAATTGACTCCATTGCGTTGGAGCTGGAAtcaaccattttctatggatgacgtccctCAGTCCAGGTCTCGTATACAGTCAATAATTCATTCAGCAGAAGTGGCTGAAACTACGTGAAGCTTCATCAAgctccacatttttttttgtttttttttcacatcttcgTCCTGAAGCAGAATTTGTCATTTCAAACTGCTGCctttacaaaacaaatgtaaaacaaatgaagcctctttttctttttttgacagatGCATCTTTGCGTTTCTCCGAGTTTAACGGAGATTTATGTCAGATAACCGTAGATCTTCCATGTGAGGATCTGTGAGGATCCCTGCTGTTTGGTGACGACGCACAGCATAGATGACTCTTCTGAAGCTTCAGGTGATTGGAGGGAATCTCTGTTTCACGTGCAGAGAAGCTGCTCTTACCTTTTTTGTTTAGGGGTCGTGCGCGAACGCACACGCATATCCTGTGCTCCTCGATCTGAAACGATGAAGATGAGCTCATTTGTCAGCCGCTCCGATGCTGCCGATCTGTGTTCATATCTAACACTGGCAGACATTAAAAATGACATCGTTTCAAGTAGAAGATCCTTTTTCCT
Proteins encoded in this region:
- the LOC101170528 gene encoding kinesin-like protein KIF2A isoform X2 encodes the protein MAALFGRIFVGIYVEIKRSDGRIHQAMVTSLHEDNDSVTVEWIENGDTKGKEIDLESVFALNPDLAPEEEVPQSPDPPLPPSSASKISRVPKSKRATAIPKPESAPRENRAAAVGTTRARPSQHSQATEPPPPSIAPPPGANQQLQSLQNARRKSNCVKEVEKLQEKREKRRLQQQELREKRAQEVDVNLPNYEIMCMIRDFRASLDYRPLTSNDLIEEHRICVCVRARPLNKKEISVKDLDVITIPSKDVVMVHEPKQKVDLTRYLENQTFRFDYAFDENSTNEMVYRFTAQPLVETIFERGMATCFAYGQTGSGKTHTMGGDFSGKNQDCSKGIYALSARDVFLMLKKPVYKKLDLQVFATFFEIYSGKVFDLLNHKAKLRVLEDGKQQVQVVGLQEREVKCTEDVLKLIEMGNSCRTSGQTSANAHSSRSHAVFQIILRRRGKMHGKFSLIDLAGNERGADTSSADRQTRLEGAEINKSLLALKECIRALGRNKPHTPFRASKLTQVLRDSFIGENSRTCMIATVSPGMASCENTLNTLRYANRVKEFGISPSDIPFSQSGGGGGRSELSPTYKSADPSFIFGTTSSSFGMNELSMDPAAVLDFHQGGHITQLEVLEAQWGVGSSPQRDDLKLLCEQNEEEVSPQLFNFHEAVSQLVEMEEQVLEDHRAVFQESIRWLEDEKVLLEMTEEVDYDVESYATQLEQILDQKIDILTELRDKVKSFRCTLQEEEQASKQITPKRPRAL
- the LOC101170528 gene encoding kinesin-like protein KIF2A isoform X1, producing MAALFGRIFVGIYVEIKRSDGRIHQAMVTSLHEDNDSVTVEWIENGDTKGKEIDLESVFALNPDLAPEEEVPQSPDPPLPPSSASKISRVPKSKRATAIPKPESAPRENRAAAVGTTRARPSQHSQATEPPPPSIAPPPGANQQLQSLQNGQSQNARRKSNCVKEVEKLQEKREKRRLQQQELREKRAQEVDVNLPNYEIMCMIRDFRASLDYRPLTSNDLIEEHRICVCVRARPLNKKEISVKDLDVITIPSKDVVMVHEPKQKVDLTRYLENQTFRFDYAFDENSTNEMVYRFTAQPLVETIFERGMATCFAYGQTGSGKTHTMGGDFSGKNQDCSKGIYALSARDVFLMLKKPVYKKLDLQVFATFFEIYSGKVFDLLNHKAKLRVLEDGKQQVQVVGLQEREVKCTEDVLKLIEMGNSCRTSGQTSANAHSSRSHAVFQIILRRRGKMHGKFSLIDLAGNERGADTSSADRQTRLEGAEINKSLLALKECIRALGRNKPHTPFRASKLTQVLRDSFIGENSRTCMIATVSPGMASCENTLNTLRYANRVKEFGISPSDIPFSQSGGGGGRSELSPTYKSADPSFIFGTTSSSFGMNELSMDPAAVLDFHQGGHITQLEVLEAQWGVGSSPQRDDLKLLCEQNEEEVSPQLFNFHEAVSQLVEMEEQVLEDHRAVFQESIRWLEDEKVLLEMTEEVDYDVESYATQLEQILDQKIDILTELRDKVKSFRCTLQEEEQASKQITPKRPRAL